In the genome of Paracoccus tegillarcae, one region contains:
- a CDS encoding N-acetylmuramoyl-L-alanine amidase, which produces MSAAYPSPNHGDRRGHSVELIVLHYTAMQDGPSARDRLCDPDAEVSAHWLVHEDGSPEALVPEDRRAWHAGAGSWQGREDVNSRSIGIEIVNPGDHPFPMVQMDAVVTLVREIAARHGLGPAAVIGHSDMAPGRKSDPGPRFDWGRLAREGLALAAGQGEDRPLCDSLDAIGYPAADPDTRLAAFRLRFRSWGRGPETEADRRAAASLAKQQDAAAVPAARGSGSE; this is translated from the coding sequence ATGAGCGCCGCCTATCCGTCGCCCAATCATGGCGACCGGCGCGGGCATTCTGTCGAACTGATCGTGTTGCACTATACCGCAATGCAGGATGGGCCGTCAGCCCGCGATCGCCTGTGTGATCCCGATGCAGAGGTTTCGGCGCATTGGCTGGTCCATGAGGACGGCAGCCCCGAAGCACTGGTCCCCGAGGATCGCCGCGCATGGCATGCCGGTGCGGGGTCGTGGCAGGGCCGCGAGGATGTGAATTCGCGCAGCATCGGGATCGAGATCGTCAATCCCGGCGACCACCCCTTTCCCATGGTCCAGATGGACGCGGTGGTTACGCTGGTCCGCGAGATTGCCGCCAGACACGGGCTTGGCCCTGCAGCAGTGATCGGCCATTCCGACATGGCACCCGGACGCAAATCCGACCCCGGCCCGCGCTTTGACTGGGGGCGTCTGGCACGCGAAGGGCTGGCCCTTGCGGCCGGTCAGGGCGAGGATCGCCCGCTTTGCGACAGTCTCGACGCCATCGGTTATCCCGCTGCTGATCCCGACACCCGGCTTGCGGCCTTTCGGTTGCGGTTCCGGTCCTGGGGGCGCGGCCCGGAAACAGAGGCCGATCGTCGCGCTGCCGCCTCGCTGGCTAAGCAGCAGGATGCTGCCGCCGTGCCTGCCGCGCGGGGATCCGGGTCAGAATGA
- a CDS encoding GFA family protein produces the protein MSGQDMDPDMRQADGACHCGAVRFQVQFSDGLRTARRCDCSFCRMRGAVAVSAPLDGLIITQGQDDLTLYRFGTKSARHYFCRHCGIYTHHRRRSNPSQLGINVACLEGVSPFDFARVPVMDGHNHPRDGGGGVVGALTYLPAG, from the coding sequence ATGAGCGGGCAGGACATGGATCCTGATATGCGACAGGCAGATGGGGCCTGCCATTGTGGGGCGGTCAGGTTCCAGGTGCAGTTCAGCGACGGGCTGCGAACCGCACGGCGCTGCGATTGCAGTTTTTGCCGGATGCGCGGCGCGGTTGCGGTCAGTGCCCCGCTGGATGGGTTGATCATCACCCAGGGCCAGGACGATCTGACGCTGTATCGGTTCGGGACAAAATCCGCCCGGCATTATTTCTGCCGTCATTGCGGCATCTACACGCATCATCGCCGCCGCTCGAACCCCAGCCAGTTGGGGATCAATGTCGCATGCCTTGAGGGCGTGAGCCCGTTCGACTTTGCCAGGGTTCCGGTGATGGACGGACACAATCACCCCAGGGATGGCGGCGGCGGTGTGGTGGGGGCGCTGACTTATCTGCCCGCAGGGTAA